A stretch of Gadus chalcogrammus isolate NIFS_2021 chromosome 9, NIFS_Gcha_1.0, whole genome shotgun sequence DNA encodes these proteins:
- the LOC130388804 gene encoding ceramide kinase-like, with amino-acid sequence MEKEDKEDKKEDDQRPAGLLSSQLLLKRSVYEVSLHLRVLTWTRAHLPSRLGHAVPVSEVISVRELEVASSTSISPCSCTSMCSTMTSSDSSPSRSSTTGTSMCTSRCTSGAKGSRRWQKIPQRDDEDSPHAFTVSYVQRARRAAWRLRDVTFFCADAALCGRWVRTLTEQLSALAQRPRRLLVYINPLSGKRHGERIYRHKVAPLFSRANISTSVIVTQHANHARDHLRTEAELQNYDGVVCVGGDGMFSEVMHGLVLRTQRDQGRDHHHPDQDLAQTGLRIGIIPAGSTDCICFATVGANDPVTSSLHIIVGDCQPMDVCSVHHGDAFLRYSVSLLGYGFYGDVLSDSERRRWMGPARYDVSGVKKFLSHRYYEGTVSYLPASDVLGTPRDRAPCRTGCVVCQYNRPLEEEKEEKLKMEESHEGLAWRSVRGKFLAINAVSMSCACPRSPQGLSPAAHLADGTTDLILVRKASRLAFLRHLLRHTSKDDQFDLGFVEVHRVRRFRFTPRFCQSDSELDLQELLQKEVQQKDVQQKEVQQKEAQQKEAQQKEAQQKEAQQKEVQQKEVQQKEAQQKEVQQKEVAGSQARRILGQLCREHPACCRTPPCSSCWNCDGEILPHADIQVRAHRQLIRLFARGIEETPVFDDIIPPGAI; translated from the exons atggagaaggaggataAGGAGGATAAGAAGGAGGATGATCAGAGACCCGCTGGGCTCCTGTCCTCGCAGCTGCTGCTGAAACGCAGCGTGTACGAGGTGTCTCTGCACCTCCGAGTGCTCACCTGGACCAGAGCCCACCTGCCCTCCAGACTCG gccacgCTGTACCTGTGTCGGAGGTGATCTCGGTGCGGGAGCTGGAGGTGGCCAGCAGCACCAGTATCTCCCCATGCTCCTGCACCAGTATGTGCAGCACCATGACCAGCAGTGACAGCAGCCCCAGTCGGAGCAGCACCACTGGTACCAGTATGTGTACCAGTAGGTGTACCAGTGGAGCGAAGGGCTCCAGGCGCTGGCAGAAGATACCCCAGAGAGATGATGAGGACTCACCCCACGCCTTCACCG TGAGCTACGTGCAGCGGGCGCGCCGGGCGGCCTGGCGGCTCAGAGACGTCACCTTCTTCTGTGCGGACGCGGCGCTGTGTGGCCGGTGGGTCCGCACGCTCACGGAGCAGCTCTCCGCCCTGG CCCAGCGCCCGCGGCGGCTGCTGGTCTACATCAACCCGCTGAGCGGTAAGCGGCACGGTGAGAGGATCTACCGCCACAAGGTGGCGCCGCTCTTCTCCAGAGCCAATATCTCCACCAGTGTCATCG TTACGCAACACGCCAATCACGCCAGGGATCACCTGCGGACAGAGGCGGAGCTACAGAACTACGACGG ggtggtgtgtgtggggggtgacGGGATGTTCAGCGAGGTGATGCACGGCCTGGTGCTGCGGACCCAGAGGGACCAGGGCCgggaccaccaccacccggaCCAGGACCTAGCCCAGACCGGCCTGCGCATCGGGATCATCCCTGCAG GCTCTACAGACTGTATCTGCTTCGCCACTGTTGGGGCCAACGACCCCGTGACCTCTTCTCTACACATCATCGTGG GCGACTGCCAGCCCATGGACGTGTGTTCCGTACATCACGGCGACGCCTTCCTGCGCTACTCGGTCTCGTTGCTAGGCTACGGTTTCTACGGCGACGTGCTATCGgacagcgagaggaggaggtggatgggcCCGGCGAGATACGACGTCTCag GTGTGAAGAAGTTCCTGAGCCATCGGTACTATGAGGGGACCGTCTCCTACCTGCCGGCCAGCGACGTCCTGGGGACCCCCAGGGACCGGGCCCCCTGCCGGACCGG ctgtgTGGTGTGTCAGTACAACAGACCgcttgaggaggagaaggaggagaaactCAAGATGGAGGAGAGCCATGAAG GGCTGGCCTGGCGCAGCGTGCGGGGGAAGTTCCTGGCCATCAACGCGGTGAGCATGAGTTGCGCGTGCCCCCGCAGCCCCCAGGGCCTGTCGCCCGCCGCCCACCTGGCCGACGGGACCACCGACCTCATCCTGGTCCGCAAGGCCTCGCGCCTCGCCTTCCTCCGGCACCTGCTGAGGCACACCAGCAAGGACGACCAG TTCGACCTGGGCTTCGTGGAGGTGCACCGCGTGAGGAGGTTCCGCTTCACGCCGCGGTTCTGCCAGAGCGACTCGGAGCTGGACCTCCAGGAGCTGCTGCAGAAGGAGGTGCAGCAGAAGGATGTGCAGCAGAAGGAGGTGCAGCAGAAGGAGGCGCAGCAGAAGGAGGCGCAGCAGAAGGAGGCGCAGCAGAAGGAGGCGCAGCAGAAGGAGGTGCAGCAGAAGGAGGTGCAGCAGAAGGAGGCGCAGCAGAAGGAGGTGCAGCAGAAGGAGGTGGCGGGCAGCCAGGCCAGGAGGATCTTGGGCCAGCTCTGCAGGGAGCACCCGGCCTGCTGCCGgacccccccctgctcctcctgctggaaCTGTGACGGAGAAATCCTCCCCCACGCCGACATACAAGTCAG GGCGCACCGGCAGCTCATCAGGCTGTTCGCCCGCGGCATCGAGGAGACGCCCGTGTTCGATGACATCATCCCACCCGGCGCCATATAG
- the LOC130389545 gene encoding zona pellucida sperm-binding protein 3-like produces the protein MQFAIQLLFLAGSWLASGTQWPQEPHLSYNSPVDLRVQPADQNDQQQFQQKLAVEQRPELTWRYPEQPVEQRNLAPEFTLRQPVVPETVRVECGEQVVQVLVQKDLMGIGQLILGSDILLGNCPPSEELLDAQVLVFKYPLHNCGSQLRMTEDAFIYQFTLLYTPSAVGGSPIVRTQGASISIECHYPRNQDVSSSPLKPTWVPFIAAEASEESLHFSLKLMTDDWQFERPSAQYFLGDQLNIEASVAQFHHVPLRVFVDHCVATLIPNTNTVPRYAFLDNFGCLMDGVLTGSSSHILPRRQDDKLRIQLEAFRFQQESSGVIYITCSLRATTAAEPVSATSKACSFSDSWREAGGFHNQCSCCETSCGSGRAMAQPLGQQWESEKAVGPIGVDQRPLK, from the exons ATGCAGTTTGCAATTCAACTCCTTTTCCTTGCCGGCAGCTGGCTGGCTTCAGGGACCCAGTGGCCCCAGGAGCCCCACCTTTCGTACAACTCACCTGTAGACCTGAGAGTCCAGCCTGCCGACCAGAATGACCAGCAGCAGTTCCAGCAGAAGCTGGCCGTTGAGCAGCGTCCGGAGCTGACCTGGCGGTACCCCGAGCAGCCGGTGGAGCAGAGGAACCTGGCCCCTGAGTTCACCCTCCGCCAGCCGGTGGTGCCAGAGACCGTGCGGGTGGAGTGTGGAGAGCAGGTGGTGCAGGTGCTGGTCCAGAAGGACCTGATGGGCATCGGCCAGCTCATCCTGGGCTCGGACATCCTGCTGGGAAACTGCCCCCCCAGCGAGGAGCTGCTGGACGCCCAGGTCCTCGTCTTCAAGTACCCGCTCCACAACTGCGGCAGCCAGCTGAGG ATGACGGAGGACGCCTTTATCTACCAGTTCACCCTCCTCTACACGCCCAGCGCCGTGGGAGGGAGCCCCATCGTCCGCACGCAGGGCGCCTCCATCTCCATCGAGTGCCACTACCCCag GAATCAGGACGTGAGCAGCTCGCCCTTGAAGCCCACCTGGGTGCCCTTCATTGCCGCGGAGGCCTCTGAGGAGAGCCTGCACTTCTCTCTGAAACTCATGACCG ACGACTGGCAGTTCGAGCGGCCGTCCGCGCAGTACTTCCTGGGAGACCAGCTCAACATCGAGGCATCAGTGGCTCAGTTCCATCACGTGCCACTGCGCGTGTTCGTCGACCACTGCGTGGCAACGCTGATCCCCAACACCAACACGGTCCCAAGATACGCCTTCCTGGATAACTTTGG GTGTCTGATGGACGGCGTGCTGACCGGCTCCAGCTCCCACATCCTGCCTCGTCGTCAGGACGACAAGCTGAGGATCCAACTGGAGGCCTTCCGCTTCCAGCAGGAGTCCAGCGGAGTG ATCTACATCACCTGCAGCCTGAGGGCCACCACGGCGGCCGAGCCAGTCAGCGCCACCAGCAAAGCGTGCTCCTTCTCTGACAG CTGGAGGGAAGCCGGTGGATTCCACAACCAATGCTCCTGTTGTGAGACATCTTGTGGTTCTGGACGAGCGATGGCTCAACCCCTGG GCCAACAGTGGGAGTCGGAGAAGGCGGTTGGGCCGATTGGCGTGGACCAGCGGCCCCTCAAGTGA